tctggctacacttttccccacacctgttcCTTTTTGCACATCCCATCCGTGGCCCCACGAAGTCGCGAGAtctcctcgtcaacctcctcctggccctggccaaactctcCATCTACactaccaggaggaggatgctggacgagggggtgctctgcgactgtggggcctaatTCCGATCCTCCATCCGCTCACACATCCGGGCAGAGTGGCACTGGGCAGCGCTCGCTGGCTCCCtcgacacctttgaggagcagtgggtgctgtccggggttctctgctcggtgtccccatctggtacCCTTGTTTTGAACCTATgaccttcacctcagtccctgtttTTCTCATTGGTTGTCCCCTGTATTCACTTGGtccctgggtccagtggtccctcctgttaggctgggggagggtttAGAGGACCCACCTCCCGGGTTTTCCAATAAGATGAGTTTGTCGGAAAGGAAACAGATCTGAATTTCATGCACGTGAGCTCAAGGCAATATAAAAGGCATTTCTACATCATGATTCCCAGTTGGGGTCAATGCGCTGTGGCTCCACTggtgtcaatggggccagatcctcagctggggtcagTTAAATTCAGGGGAAAGTGAGGGTGCAAGGAAGGGACAAATCTAGACCATCatgttctctctccttctccaggGACCTGTCTGCAGTGTGAGGTTTGCAATGGACCAGGGAACAACTGCACGGGCAGCATGCAGACCTGCCCAGCTGGGCAAGACTCTTGTGCCATCTTCCTTACCGAAGTCATACTGGGTAGGTGAGATGGACCCTAACCAACCTGGGTCAGGGAGGAgactggggagccaggactcctgggttctgttctacACTTTCctctgggacgggagtggggtgGCTGGGTTCAACCAGGCAattgctgggagccaggactcctgggttctgtgctgcACCCTGTGGGCTAGTACACCAAAGGGGTCTCAGTCTCGGTATTGCAAGCAGTGGGTCTCACATGAAAGGCCCAGCAAATTCACAGTGGCTGCAGTTTTTACAGTTCAAACACTGTCCTGGCGACAGGTTGACGTGCCGTCAGTAAAGGCAGACACCCGGACGTTGTGAAGAAGAAGAGGTGCTAGATAGAATACCACCAACGGGACACAGTTGCGGTGAACTGTATGAACTGAACAGAAGGAGTTTGCTGTAAAAAAGCGATTCAGACTTTTTTGGTAGCAAAGCCGTTGTAAATATCAGGGAATGATTTTCTAggcaaagggggagaggagagaaagccAGATCCTCCCTCCCCCGGACAGAGCCAGCCTCCCTACGGCACTCTAAGGAAACACCACCGCCCCCACAGTGCTGCTCCAGGGGGCAGAGCCGGTGCCAGGAGcttggggaaggggctctgggacCCCAAAATTCACGGCGGCCACAATTGAAGCCTCTGGTGGCCACATGTGTCCACTGTAGCTGCGCCTGGGAATCAGTCCAGGTGACTAGCCAGCCCGTGGGCCGGGGCCCACTCAGGATGGGATCCGCAAAAgccagcacagccagcaggagccgcCTAAGCCAGCCAATAGGAAACGccgaggagaggggtgtggcctaagccccGCCCCTCACTCGGAATCTGGCCTTACCTCTTAGCTTCACGGAGGCGCCCAGCTCTGGTTGGGCTCCACAGCTGGGAACCCCTCGCCGGTAGTCGGGTGTCTGAAGGGTCAGCCCTTCCTTGCAGAAGACGGCATTGGAGGAGGGGCTGACAGGAGACCCCAGTAGCTTGGCCCTGGGGGAGCCAAGTTCAAATCTCCACTTGGCCAAAATCAGGCTGGGGACTTCAGCCCAGATCTCTCCCTTCCTACGGTCTTGCCTGGCCTCCTGGCCTCTGGGTGGATCTCCCCTGTTGAAAATGCCGCACGTTGTATTAAATAGTTAATCGTTCCCTGGACCCTGATTCCCCCACGTCCACGGGAAGCATCCGACCCACTGGGCTCCTGGGTATCCGGGGGGAGCAACCCAGcatctcctcccccagctgggcttaGTGCAGGGCCGGATCTGGTGGGCGTGCTCCGAAGGCATCCCCTGTCTCCGGCCCTGCAGGTGAGATCATCAGGGGAACACCTAGTCTGTGAATCCCGCCGCGGCTAAGGGGTAGCTGGACGCCCAGTGTCGGGATCTCGGCGGCCCGGCACGTACCCCCTGGTGGGAACGTTGGCAGCGAAAGGACTTTCTGGGTAGAAGATTCGGGGCCcccagggttaggtggcagctgagtggggagctggaGGATCTAAGTGCTGGGTTTTGGTGCTGTTATCTCTTTGTCAGGCCCTGTgggaccttgggtgagtcacgtctcctctccgtgcctcagtttccccataggcAGACGAAGGATAATGGCACAGGGCATTGTTGTACAGAGGACATTGATGGGGTGGGAGTGGAAGGGGAACAAATCTCAGACTTCTCCTCTTGTGCAGAGGGAGTGAAGAGTCAGAGCTTTCTCAAGAGCTGTGTGCCATCCAGTGACTGTAAAGTCGGCACCGTCTCCATGAATTTTGGATATGGAATGGCAACAAGAACAAGCGTCGTTTGCTGCGTGGGAGACGCCTGCAGAACAACCACAGTTACAGGTAcctctccccatctccccatctccgcctctcctcccccatcccctgcacctcctgctgcctgGAAACTGCCTCACGTTAACTTCCTGAGCTGGTCCTCCTGCCTTGTAGGGGCCaccccatggaataatgctgagTCCCAGGATGGGTGGAGTTTAGTGGGCGGGGCTTTAGGCTCCCACCAGGTGTGAACCCAGCTGACCCCACCCGGGGCAGGTTCCCAGGGTCCCTGCTGCaaacctctcccctgcccctgctgcctccagcgACCCCGGAGCTACAGCTCCCCCTgcagggggcacccagggctgagctgtgcagcccccagctgctctccctgccccGACGCCGCCTGGGGCTCGTCCCCTGAGCTGACTGCGTTTGCTCCACTTCTTCCCAGTGCCCCCGGCTGACACCAAACCCAATGGCCGAATCTGCCGTGGCTGCTACGTGTTGAACGCTGGTCAATGCAATGAACAAACCATAGCGTGTACTGGACCTGAGACGCAGTGTGTTGATGCCGCAGGGACCGTAACGATAAGTAACTTCAGTTCATTTATTCTGGGGTTATTTTTCCTTTGctgttccctccccccgccccgtagGGTAGAAGCGAGACGCTGGGCGGGGGCCATTAGATAACGGTATTGGCTGCagatcaggacacctgggttctgttcccagcgctGGCCTCCACTGTGAACTTGgtatgatgggttggatcacagaaaccccctggggaaCGGCCAGCTGAcatgccaagactact
Above is a window of Chrysemys picta bellii isolate R12L10 chromosome 20, ASM1138683v2, whole genome shotgun sequence DNA encoding:
- the LOC112061094 gene encoding phospholipase A2 inhibitor gamma subunit B-like, which codes for MEASLVICILAALLATGTCLQCEVCNGPGNNCTGSMQTCPAGQDSCAIFLTEVILEGVKSQSFLKSCVPSSDCKVGTVSMNFGYGMATRTSVVCCVGDACRTTTVTVPPADTKPNGRICRGCYVLNAGQCNEQTIACTGPETQCVDAAGTVTISGSQMQTVMKGCASESVCTDIKVGSGTFAGITADLTTAKCTAASGAVGVAPGLVEILLPAVAGLLLLKLLS